A single Streptomyces sp. Edi2 DNA region contains:
- a CDS encoding helix-turn-helix domain-containing protein — translation MAETTTGRRERKKAQTRQALADAALRLFTERGFDQVGVREVAEAADVSLSTLFKHFPSKEALVFDLDTDMESALVTAVRDRAPGQPVLHALRDHMVRTRTVVRTDDPTFALVESTPALRDYARRMWSRHEKALAAALADATGLAPHTPAVTGLARFALEAPGIARASEDPARTLRDLFALLEHGWATTPLARQEDPPGQEG, via the coding sequence ATGGCCGAGACGACGACAGGGCGCCGCGAGCGCAAAAAGGCCCAGACCAGGCAAGCCCTGGCTGATGCCGCACTGCGGCTGTTCACGGAGCGCGGCTTCGACCAGGTCGGTGTACGCGAAGTGGCGGAGGCGGCCGATGTCTCGCTGAGTACGCTCTTCAAGCACTTCCCCAGCAAGGAAGCCCTCGTCTTCGACCTGGATACGGACATGGAGAGCGCTCTGGTCACCGCCGTCCGGGACCGAGCCCCGGGTCAGCCCGTTCTGCACGCCCTGCGCGACCACATGGTGCGCACCCGGACCGTCGTGCGGACCGACGACCCCACGTTTGCCCTCGTCGAATCCACCCCCGCACTACGGGACTACGCCCGGCGTATGTGGTCGCGCCACGAGAAAGCACTGGCCGCCGCCCTCGCCGATGCCACCGGCCTTGCCCCCCACACTCCCGCCGTCACCGGGCTGGCACGCTTCGCCCTGGAAGCCCCCGGCATCGCCCGCGCAAGCGAAGACCCGGCCCGGACCCTGCGCGACCTGTTCGCCCTGCTGGAGCACGGCTGGGCCACCACGCCCCTGGCCAGGCAGGAAGACCCTCCCGGCCAGGAAGGGTGA
- a CDS encoding MerR family transcriptional regulator, producing the protein MAWPIAEVARMSGVTARTLRHYDEIGLLPPARIGTNGHRYYEERQLLLLQQILVLRALGLGLPEIGRVLAAQVDELEALRGHLRRLLAERDRLDALAGTVSRTITELERSRKDGRPMTSINRPENLFEGVQPTQYGENLRDFPELAEKVEQRTSTMSQAEIEAGHRARTAQMIRMAEVMAAGTPADAGPAQAEVDAQYRMLKELWAVSATEFRAIGRSCVENEQWRAAYDAIAPGLAEYQRDAMEVYATARLS; encoded by the coding sequence ATGGCCTGGCCTATCGCGGAGGTCGCCCGGATGTCGGGAGTGACGGCCCGGACGCTGCGGCACTATGACGAGATCGGTCTGCTGCCGCCGGCCCGGATCGGGACCAACGGTCACCGCTATTACGAGGAGCGCCAGCTACTGCTGCTGCAACAGATCCTCGTCCTACGGGCGTTGGGCCTGGGGCTGCCCGAGATCGGCCGGGTCCTGGCCGCGCAGGTCGACGAGCTGGAGGCGCTGCGCGGCCATCTCCGTCGGCTGCTCGCCGAGCGCGACCGGCTTGACGCGCTGGCCGGCACCGTCTCCCGCACCATCACCGAACTGGAGCGATCCAGGAAGGACGGCAGGCCCATGACCAGCATCAACCGACCGGAGAACCTGTTCGAGGGTGTGCAGCCCACCCAATACGGAGAGAACCTGCGTGACTTCCCGGAGCTTGCCGAGAAGGTCGAGCAGCGCACTTCGACGATGAGCCAGGCCGAGATCGAGGCCGGGCACCGGGCGCGCACGGCGCAGATGATCCGGATGGCCGAGGTGATGGCCGCCGGTACACCCGCCGACGCGGGTCCGGCGCAGGCCGAAGTCGATGCGCAGTACCGGATGTTGAAGGAGCTCTGGGCGGTCTCCGCCACGGAGTTCCGTGCGATCGGCCGTTCCTGTGTGGAGAACGAGCAGTGGCGCGCGGCCTACGACGCGATCGCGCCGGGCCTGGCCGAGTATCAGCGCGACGCCATGGAGGTGTACGCCACCGCCCGGCTGAGCTGA
- a CDS encoding STAS domain-containing protein, whose amino-acid sequence MSESYELSVEVKVTEPEVAVVTVSGDLDGETGTSLHHQLANQIVHGRRYLVLDLRAVPFMDSSGLNILIRASNEAKRLDGSLHLAAVSEVVLRLLDLTGISVTTPVHATPEDALAVIASQRSAEPGRADAEACPASSASTPT is encoded by the coding sequence GTGTCCGAGTCCTACGAGTTGAGCGTCGAGGTGAAGGTCACCGAGCCGGAGGTGGCGGTGGTGACCGTGTCGGGGGATCTTGACGGCGAGACCGGCACCTCCCTTCACCACCAGCTGGCCAACCAGATCGTGCATGGCAGGCGGTATCTGGTGTTGGACCTGCGAGCCGTGCCGTTCATGGATTCCTCGGGGTTGAACATTCTCATTCGTGCGTCCAACGAGGCCAAGCGCCTTGACGGGAGCCTGCACCTGGCGGCGGTGTCCGAAGTGGTGCTGCGCCTGCTCGACCTGACCGGAATCAGCGTGACGACTCCGGTCCACGCGACCCCTGAGGACGCCCTCGCCGTGATCGCGTCACAGCGCTCGGCCGAGCCGGGGCGGGCGGATGCGGAGGCCTGCCCTGCGTCGTCCGCCTCGACTCCCACCTGA
- a CDS encoding glutathione-independent formaldehyde dehydrogenase, with the protein MKAVVYKGPYSVEVEDVEKPGIQHPNEVIVKITSTAICGSDLHMYEGRTAAEPGIVFGHENMGIIEELGDGVTSLKEGDRVVMPFNVACGFCVNCVEGYTAFCQTVNPGFAGGAYGYVAMGPWVGGQAEYLRVPYADFNCLKLPPGNEHETDFMLLADIFPTGYHGCELAQVRPGESVAVYGGGPVGLMAAYSALLRGASKVFVVDRVPERLEKAREIGAVPVNFAEGDPVQQIKDQTSGAGTDKGVDAVGYQAMAHGMAREEPATVLNSLVGTVRATGALGVPGLYVPADPGGPDEQAKRGMLLVSIGKLFEKGLRMGTGQCNVKRYNRQLRDMIIEGRAAPSFVVSHELPLDQAASAYDKFDKRIEGYTKVILHP; encoded by the coding sequence ATGAAAGCCGTCGTCTACAAAGGGCCGTACTCCGTGGAGGTCGAGGATGTCGAGAAGCCCGGCATCCAGCACCCCAACGAGGTGATCGTAAAGATCACCTCCACTGCGATCTGCGGCTCTGACCTGCATATGTACGAAGGCCGCACGGCGGCCGAGCCGGGCATCGTCTTCGGCCACGAGAACATGGGGATCATCGAAGAACTCGGTGACGGCGTCACCTCGCTCAAGGAGGGCGACCGTGTGGTCATGCCCTTCAATGTCGCCTGCGGGTTCTGCGTCAATTGCGTCGAGGGATATACCGCTTTCTGTCAGACCGTCAACCCAGGATTTGCGGGCGGCGCTTACGGCTATGTCGCCATGGGGCCCTGGGTAGGCGGCCAGGCGGAATATCTTCGCGTTCCTTACGCCGACTTCAACTGCCTGAAACTGCCGCCGGGAAACGAGCACGAGACCGACTTCATGCTGCTCGCTGACATCTTCCCCACCGGATACCACGGCTGCGAACTCGCCCAGGTGCGCCCGGGGGAGAGCGTCGCGGTGTACGGCGGCGGGCCGGTGGGGCTCATGGCTGCTTACTCGGCTCTCCTGCGCGGAGCCAGCAAAGTTTTCGTCGTCGACCGGGTCCCTGAGCGACTGGAGAAAGCCCGGGAGATCGGCGCGGTCCCGGTCAACTTCGCCGAGGGCGACCCGGTACAGCAGATCAAGGACCAGACGAGCGGCGCAGGAACGGACAAGGGCGTGGACGCCGTCGGCTATCAGGCGATGGCGCACGGCATGGCCCGCGAGGAACCGGCCACGGTCCTGAACTCGCTCGTCGGCACGGTGCGGGCCACCGGCGCCCTCGGTGTGCCGGGCCTGTACGTTCCGGCCGATCCGGGAGGCCCTGACGAGCAGGCCAAGCGGGGCATGCTCCTGGTGTCGATCGGCAAGCTCTTCGAGAAGGGCCTGCGCATGGGTACCGGGCAGTGCAACGTGAAGCGCTACAACCGACAGCTGCGCGACATGATCATCGAGGGCCGGGCGGCACCGAGCTTCGTCGTCTCGCATGAACTGCCTCTTGACCAGGCGGCCTCCGCGTACGACAAGTTCGACAAGCGCATCGAGGGCTACACGAAGGTCATCCTGCATCCGTAG
- a CDS encoding DUF6480 family protein, translating into MGSQYSEPDPRHSPGVAPGVGVPPGETPPGEGSTGAETGPRDKQTRGWATGPVIILAIIVVLCAAFFIAYAVTVAL; encoded by the coding sequence ATGGGCTCTCAATATTCCGAACCGGATCCACGCCACAGCCCCGGCGTCGCGCCAGGAGTCGGGGTACCCCCAGGGGAAACCCCGCCGGGCGAGGGAAGCACCGGGGCGGAGACCGGCCCCCGCGACAAGCAGACCCGCGGCTGGGCGACAGGACCCGTCATCATCCTTGCCATCATCGTCGTGCTCTGCGCAGCGTTCTTCATTGCCTACGCGGTGACCGTGGCACTGTGA
- a CDS encoding class I SAM-dependent methyltransferase — protein MTPLPPRVLRALERFNAAHPWDHNAHYHRWILRQLPEHFARALDIGSGSGDLARLLATGANEVQGIDSDPVIISRAQRLTSPATPVTFTVADALTGIPAGSYDVITCVATIHHLPFTEALTVLRRHLAPGGTLVIVGLSRAQTAGDYLLGALASPLNAATGWLKNKGRRAPRPVAMTALARPADMSFSDIVGEAQHALPGARLRRRLFWRYTLVWHRP, from the coding sequence ATGACGCCACTGCCGCCGCGAGTCCTCCGAGCCCTCGAACGGTTCAATGCGGCCCACCCCTGGGACCACAACGCCCACTACCACCGGTGGATTCTGCGGCAACTTCCCGAACACTTCGCCAGGGCCCTGGACATCGGCTCCGGCAGCGGTGACCTGGCCCGGCTCCTGGCCACAGGCGCCAACGAGGTCCAGGGAATCGACTCCGACCCGGTGATCATCTCCCGGGCGCAGCGGCTGACTTCTCCGGCAACCCCGGTGACCTTCACGGTCGCAGACGCGCTGACCGGGATCCCTGCCGGTTCCTACGACGTCATCACCTGCGTCGCCACCATCCACCATCTGCCCTTCACCGAAGCTCTCACCGTCCTCCGCCGGCACCTGGCCCCCGGCGGAACCCTGGTGATCGTCGGCCTCTCCCGGGCGCAGACGGCCGGGGACTATCTGCTCGGCGCCCTCGCAAGCCCACTGAATGCCGCCACCGGGTGGCTCAAGAACAAGGGCCGCAGGGCACCCCGCCCGGTCGCGATGACCGCCCTGGCCCGGCCGGCGGACATGAGCTTTTCCGACATCGTCGGTGAGGCCCAGCACGCCCTGCCCGGCGCCCGGCTGCGCCGCCGACTGTTCTGGCGCTACACGCTCGTATGGCACCGCCCGTGA
- a CDS encoding IPT/TIG domain-containing protein — protein sequence MAPVVTSVSPTQGLPAGGTNVTITGSGFTGATMVRFGPNGTTFVIVSDTQITAKTPPGTGTVQVTVTAPTGTSSQNVFFSYTPAPVITTLIPTSGPTAGGNVVTVNGTNLSGASSVKFGGNSGVVLTNTATQITVIAPAGGGTVNVTVTTAGGTSNGLAYTYVAVPVPVLSSLSPTSGPTAGGNVVTVNGTNLSGASSVKFGGNSGVVLTNTATQITVIAPAGGGTVNVTVTTAGGTSNGLAYTYVAVPVPAISSLSPTSGPTAGGNVVTVNGTNLSGATSVLFGGSPASILTNTATQITVSAPAGTGTVNVTVSTAGGTSNGLAYTYVAVAVPVLSSLSPTSGPTAGGNVVTINGTNLSGASSVKFGSNAATILTNTAGQITVIAPAGPPSSLNVTVTTAGGTSNPLPYFYLAAPTLSDLSPHLGPATGGNTVTVFGTNLTLTNAVNFGGNPAIAITVVSDNQLTVTAPAGSGTVVVTVTTPGGTSTAATGNPYYTYLGAPVLTSLTPSHGADLGGDAILLGGSNLTYTDAVSFGGVPASFSAISDTQVVATSPGGAPGTVNVVVHTPAGNSNALPYVYDPS from the coding sequence ATGGCCCCCGTAGTGACCAGTGTCAGCCCCACTCAAGGTCTTCCAGCGGGGGGTACCAACGTCACCATCACCGGCTCCGGGTTCACCGGCGCCACCATGGTCAGGTTCGGCCCCAACGGAACCACCTTTGTCATCGTCAGCGATACGCAGATCACGGCCAAGACGCCCCCGGGGACCGGTACGGTTCAGGTCACGGTCACGGCGCCGACCGGGACCAGCAGCCAGAACGTCTTCTTCAGCTACACCCCGGCTCCCGTAATCACCACACTCATTCCGACGTCGGGGCCGACGGCGGGTGGCAATGTGGTGACGGTCAACGGCACGAACCTGTCCGGTGCGAGTTCGGTGAAGTTCGGGGGTAATTCGGGGGTCGTTCTGACCAATACTGCTACTCAGATCACGGTCATTGCGCCTGCGGGTGGGGGCACGGTCAATGTCACGGTGACTACGGCGGGTGGTACGAGCAATGGCCTTGCCTATACCTATGTCGCCGTTCCCGTGCCAGTGCTCAGTAGTCTGAGTCCGACGTCGGGGCCGACGGCGGGTGGCAATGTGGTGACGGTCAACGGCACGAACCTGTCCGGTGCGAGTTCGGTGAAGTTCGGGGGTAATTCGGGGGTCGTTCTGACCAATACTGCTACTCAGATCACGGTCATTGCGCCTGCGGGTGGGGGCACGGTCAATGTCACGGTGACTACGGCGGGTGGTACGAGCAACGGCCTTGCCTATACCTATGTCGCCGTTCCCGTTCCGGCTATCAGTAGTCTGAGCCCGACCTCTGGGCCGACGGCGGGTGGCAATGTGGTCACGGTCAACGGCACCAATCTCTCTGGTGCGACTTCGGTGCTCTTCGGGGGCAGTCCCGCCTCCATCCTCACCAATACCGCCACCCAGATCACGGTCAGCGCCCCGGCAGGAACCGGTACGGTCAACGTGACGGTCAGCACGGCGGGCGGCACGAGCAATGGCCTGGCTTATACGTACGTCGCTGTTGCCGTCCCGGTGCTCAGTAGTCTGAGTCCGACGTCGGGGCCGACGGCGGGTGGCAATGTGGTGACGATCAACGGCACCAATCTCTCCGGTGCGAGTTCGGTGAAGTTCGGGAGCAACGCGGCGACCATCCTCACCAATACCGCCGGCCAGATCACCGTCATCGCGCCCGCGGGCCCGCCGTCCTCGCTCAATGTCACGGTCACCACGGCAGGCGGCACCAGTAATCCCCTGCCGTACTTCTATCTCGCCGCACCCACCCTCAGCGATTTGTCCCCGCACCTCGGCCCGGCCACCGGAGGCAACACCGTCACCGTCTTCGGCACCAACCTGACACTCACCAACGCCGTGAACTTCGGGGGGAATCCGGCCATTGCCATCACCGTGGTCTCCGACAACCAACTGACCGTGACCGCTCCGGCCGGGTCCGGCACGGTCGTCGTCACCGTCACCACACCGGGCGGCACCAGCACGGCGGCCACCGGGAATCCGTACTACACCTACCTCGGAGCGCCCGTCCTGACCAGCCTCACCCCCTCCCATGGCGCTGATCTCGGGGGCGACGCGATCCTGCTGGGCGGCAGCAACCTCACCTACACCGACGCGGTGTCCTTCGGCGGAGTCCCGGCCTCGTTCTCGGCGATCTCCGACACCCAGGTCGTCGCGACCTCCCCGGGCGGAGCGCCCGGCACGGTGAATGTCGTGGTGCACACCCCGGCCGGAAATAGCAACGCCCTGCCGTACGTCTACGACCCCTCCTAG
- a CDS encoding IPT/TIG domain-containing protein translates to MATITSLVDTTTTTNQGKPGDTVQINGTALSATTRVNFGSATVTPTGVTATQVTFVVPSTAPCSGQVSVSVTSSAGATSNALPFFVIAAPTTTGLSVTCVSAATGGAVTLFGTNFLSGTQVGVGTVGNVAVTPTQPSQVTFTAPANPGQVGTVSTQSVNITTAGGTSPAGTTLIDYYLAPAITSLVPTSGTTGDQITVNGTGFIGVDTVTFTDSGAATATAVFTPVSDTQLVATVPAGLALGAGTITVHTCGGNSNAQAFTVT, encoded by the coding sequence ATGGCAACCATCACGTCGTTGGTGGACACAACAACCACCACGAACCAGGGCAAACCAGGCGATACCGTCCAGATCAATGGAACCGCCCTTTCCGCCACCACGAGGGTGAACTTCGGCTCGGCGACGGTCACTCCGACAGGCGTCACCGCCACCCAGGTCACCTTCGTGGTGCCCAGCACGGCGCCGTGCTCCGGCCAGGTCTCCGTCAGCGTCACCAGCAGTGCCGGCGCCACCAGCAACGCGCTGCCGTTCTTCGTCATCGCCGCCCCGACCACCACAGGGCTGAGCGTCACCTGCGTATCGGCCGCCACGGGTGGTGCGGTGACGCTGTTCGGCACCAACTTCCTCTCCGGAACGCAGGTAGGGGTGGGCACCGTAGGCAACGTGGCGGTCACCCCCACCCAGCCGAGCCAGGTCACCTTCACCGCGCCGGCCAACCCGGGGCAGGTCGGCACGGTGTCCACCCAGTCGGTGAACATCACCACCGCGGGTGGGACCAGCCCCGCGGGCACCACCCTGATCGACTACTACCTCGCGCCGGCCATCACCTCGTTGGTCCCCACCTCGGGTACGACGGGGGACCAGATCACCGTCAACGGAACCGGTTTCATCGGCGTCGACACCGTCACCTTCACCGACAGCGGCGCCGCCACCGCCACCGCGGTCTTCACCCCCGTGAGTGACACCCAACTCGTCGCCACGGTGCCCGCTGGACTCGCCCTCGGCGCGGGAACGATCACGGTCCACACCTGCGGCGGCAACTCCAACGCCCAGGCCTTCACCGTCACCTGA